A window from Pyrococcus yayanosii CH1 encodes these proteins:
- a CDS encoding MogA/MoaB family molybdenum cofactor biosynthesis protein translates to MGVEEHRKEAPKSFRFGVVTISDKASRGERTDEAGQLIIETLKGLGEHVYYKVVPDDKIEILAAVFEAIKAGADVVITTGGTGITSRDVTVESLRPLFDKELSFGEVFRLKSYEEVGTAAVLTRATAGIIRGSRSVLIVVLPGSMNAVRTGLEILKAEVFHILKHARE, encoded by the coding sequence ATGGGTGTCGAGGAGCACAGAAAGGAGGCACCAAAGAGCTTCCGGTTTGGTGTTGTGACAATTAGCGACAAGGCCAGCAGGGGCGAGAGGACGGACGAGGCAGGTCAGTTGATAATCGAGACCCTAAAGGGGCTTGGAGAGCATGTTTACTACAAGGTTGTGCCCGACGACAAGATAGAGATACTCGCCGCTGTCTTCGAGGCAATAAAGGCTGGAGCTGACGTCGTGATAACGACGGGGGGCACGGGAATAACGTCCAGGGACGTTACTGTGGAGAGCCTGAGGCCCCTCTTCGATAAGGAGCTGAGCTTCGGCGAGGTATTCAGGCTGAAGAGCTACGAGGAGGTCGGAACGGCCGCTGTTCTGACGAGGGCAACGGCCGGAATAATCAGAGGGAGCAGGAGTGTCCTGATAGTTGTTCTTCCGGGCAGTATGAATGCCGTGAGGACGGGTCTCGAAATACTGAAGGCCGAGGTGTTCCACATCCTCAAGCACGCCAGGGAGTAG
- a CDS encoding BtpA/SgcQ family protein: MDFSKKPLIGMVHLEPLPGSYRYGGDLETVLENALKDARTLEEAGFDALIVENFGDAPYPSKAEPPTVAAMAVIARAIAEEVSIPVGVNVLRNDAVAAYSIAYAARADFIRVNVLSGVAFTDQGIIEGVAWELARLRKLLPSKIAVFADVHVKHAVHFGDFASALLDTVERGGADAIIVTGRRTGEPVDVGRLRLAKRISPVPVLVGSGVTPDNLGKLWRHADGFIVGTWIKEGGRVRAEKARRLLEATKRLRATPWRA; the protein is encoded by the coding sequence CTGGATTTTTCAAAAAAGCCCCTCATCGGGATGGTTCACCTCGAGCCCCTCCCCGGATCATACCGCTACGGGGGAGACTTAGAGACCGTGCTTGAGAATGCTCTTAAGGACGCAAGAACGCTGGAAGAGGCGGGCTTCGATGCTCTGATAGTGGAGAACTTCGGCGATGCCCCTTATCCCAGCAAAGCCGAACCTCCGACGGTGGCGGCAATGGCGGTTATAGCGAGGGCTATTGCGGAAGAAGTTTCGATACCCGTTGGCGTCAACGTCCTAAGAAACGATGCCGTTGCCGCCTATTCCATAGCTTATGCGGCAAGGGCGGACTTCATAAGGGTGAACGTCCTGAGTGGTGTCGCCTTCACGGATCAGGGGATTATAGAGGGGGTTGCCTGGGAATTAGCCCGCCTTAGGAAGCTCCTGCCATCGAAAATCGCGGTCTTCGCGGACGTCCACGTGAAGCATGCCGTCCACTTTGGCGACTTCGCTTCAGCCCTTTTGGATACCGTCGAGAGGGGCGGAGCCGATGCTATCATAGTCACTGGCAGGAGGACGGGGGAGCCCGTGGATGTAGGCAGGTTGCGACTCGCGAAGAGGATATCCCCGGTGCCTGTGCTAGTGGGCTCTGGCGTTACGCCTGATAATCTGGGAAAGCTGTGGAGGCACGCTGACGGCTTCATAGTTGGCACGTGGATAAAGGAAGGAGGGAGAGTAAGAGCGGAGAAGGCAAGGAGGCTTTTGGAAGCTACTAAGAGGCTAAGGGCTACTCCCTGGCGTGCTTGA
- a CDS encoding metal ABC transporter solute-binding protein, Zn/Mn family gives MKKALVTFMFALLLGFVAPVSAEKPLVVVSLPPLAEIIKEALGEQIEVVYLVPPGVEPHQYQLSPDQVKLLEEAEVIVTTGHLPAEQRILELKEEGRIGGRVLGVKDYARFGFHYLPERWYGHKANPHGMWLDPTNALAIAKAVVVALAERHPEMAGELWGSYERFETKVEGIMEAYSGIATGKRAIVELPSQQYALEWMGLEVIASIKPEAEVPARSLDELASLDANIVVYDENTPEALKRAAKELSGRMGIPLTNITVLWTGKPYTEVLAQNARSIVTALKGEVICLATEDSRTEYALLSFLVGVVLGVAIGVVIRKCPI, from the coding sequence GTGAAGAAGGCTTTAGTAACCTTTATGTTCGCCCTTCTACTCGGATTTGTAGCTCCCGTGAGTGCGGAGAAACCCCTCGTCGTTGTGAGCCTTCCTCCTCTCGCCGAAATTATCAAGGAGGCTCTAGGTGAGCAAATCGAAGTAGTTTATCTAGTTCCACCCGGCGTTGAGCCCCACCAGTACCAGCTTTCCCCAGACCAGGTAAAGTTGCTGGAGGAAGCGGAGGTCATCGTGACTACCGGTCACTTGCCGGCCGAGCAGAGGATACTCGAGCTGAAGGAGGAGGGGAGAATAGGGGGGAGGGTCCTCGGGGTAAAGGATTATGCCCGCTTCGGATTCCACTACCTGCCCGAGAGATGGTACGGCCACAAGGCAAATCCCCACGGGATGTGGCTGGACCCTACCAACGCCCTCGCAATCGCGAAGGCCGTTGTAGTGGCCCTCGCGGAAAGGCACCCGGAGATGGCGGGGGAGCTTTGGGGCTCTTACGAGCGATTTGAGACTAAGGTCGAGGGAATAATGGAAGCCTATTCAGGTATAGCAACTGGGAAGAGGGCAATCGTGGAGCTTCCATCCCAGCAGTACGCCCTTGAATGGATGGGCCTCGAAGTTATCGCCTCAATAAAGCCCGAGGCAGAGGTTCCGGCGAGAAGCCTAGACGAGCTCGCCAGCCTTGACGCCAACATCGTGGTTTATGACGAGAATACACCTGAGGCCTTGAAGAGAGCCGCGAAGGAGCTCTCCGGGAGGATGGGGATTCCCCTAACCAACATTACCGTCCTGTGGACAGGAAAGCCTTACACGGAGGTGTTGGCCCAGAACGCTAGGAGCATCGTAACGGCCCTTAAGGGGGAGGTCATATGCTTGGCAACCGAAGATTCGAGAACCGAGTATGCCCTTCTCTCGTTTCTCGTAGGGGTTGTACTCGGGGTGGCCATTGGCGTCGTGATTAGGAAGTGCCCCATCTGA
- a CDS encoding redox-regulated ATPase YchF, giving the protein MEIGVVGKPNVGKSTFFSAATLVDVDIANYPFTTIEANVGVTYVIAEHPCKELGCKPNPQNYEYRNGLALIPVKMIDVAGLVPGAHEGRGLGNKFLDDLRMASVLIHVVDATGKTDAEGQPTDYHDPVDDIEFLEKEINYWIYGILKKNWDKFAKRIKLQRIPLERAIAEHLSGIGVSENDVWAAIHNLGLGDDPTGWRDEDLLAFASAIRRINKPMIIAANKADAASDEQIERLRREGERRGYIVVPTSAAAELTLRKAAKAGFIDYVPGSSDFKILKPMSSKQEKALKLIRERVLERFGSTGVQEVINRAVFELLGLIPVYPVEDENKLTDGFGNVLPHVHLMKRGSTPRDLAYKVHTDLGEGFLYAVNAKTKRRVGEDYELEFNDIIKIVAVTR; this is encoded by the coding sequence ATGGAGATTGGTGTTGTGGGAAAGCCCAACGTCGGAAAGTCAACCTTCTTCTCCGCCGCAACCCTCGTGGACGTTGACATAGCCAACTATCCCTTCACCACGATAGAAGCAAACGTCGGAGTTACCTACGTCATCGCGGAGCATCCCTGCAAGGAGCTGGGCTGCAAGCCCAACCCACAGAACTACGAGTACAGGAACGGCCTCGCCCTGATACCCGTGAAAATGATTGACGTAGCCGGCCTTGTTCCCGGAGCGCATGAAGGGCGCGGCCTCGGGAACAAGTTCCTCGACGACCTCAGGATGGCCTCTGTCCTCATCCACGTCGTTGATGCTACCGGAAAGACGGACGCCGAGGGCCAGCCCACCGATTACCATGACCCCGTTGATGACATTGAGTTCCTCGAGAAGGAGATAAACTACTGGATTTACGGCATCCTTAAGAAGAACTGGGACAAGTTCGCCAAGAGGATAAAGCTCCAGCGTATCCCCCTGGAGAGGGCAATAGCGGAGCATCTCAGCGGCATAGGCGTAAGCGAAAACGACGTTTGGGCAGCAATACACAACCTCGGCCTGGGCGACGACCCAACGGGGTGGAGGGACGAGGATTTACTCGCCTTCGCCTCAGCCATCAGGCGTATAAATAAGCCCATGATAATAGCGGCCAATAAGGCCGATGCAGCGAGCGATGAGCAGATAGAAAGGCTCAGGCGGGAGGGCGAGAGAAGGGGATACATCGTTGTTCCAACGAGTGCAGCAGCCGAGCTTACCCTGAGGAAGGCCGCTAAGGCGGGGTTCATAGACTACGTGCCGGGCTCAAGCGACTTCAAAATCCTTAAACCTATGAGCTCCAAGCAGGAAAAGGCTCTGAAGCTGATAAGAGAGCGTGTCCTCGAGAGGTTCGGTAGCACCGGAGTGCAGGAGGTCATAAACAGGGCAGTCTTTGAGCTCCTTGGGCTAATACCAGTATATCCCGTCGAGGACGAGAATAAGTTGACCGACGGCTTTGGCAACGTTCTGCCGCACGTCCACTTGATGAAGAGAGGCTCCACCCCCAGGGATTTGGCATACAAGGTCCACACAGACCTCGGAGAGGGTTTCCTCTACGCGGTGAACGCCAAGACGAAGAGGCGCGTCGGCGAGGACTACGAGCTGGAGTTCAACGACATAATAAAGATAGTAGCGGTGACCCGCTGA
- the pfdA gene encoding prefoldin subunit alpha, with the protein MADEKELEKLAYEYQMLQAQAQLLAQNLDLLTLARNEVQAVKETLKGLKKVEGEPEILIPIGAGSFLKGVIVDKDRAIVSVGAGYAVERSIDDAITFLEGRIKEYDEAIKKTQETLHGLEQRIKEVAVKVQKLQQEQAMSFKVPKK; encoded by the coding sequence ATGGCCGATGAAAAGGAGCTTGAAAAGCTTGCCTATGAGTACCAGATGCTTCAGGCGCAGGCGCAGCTCCTCGCGCAGAACCTTGACCTCCTGACGCTCGCGAGGAACGAGGTTCAGGCGGTGAAGGAGACTCTCAAAGGTCTCAAGAAGGTCGAGGGCGAGCCCGAAATCCTCATACCGATAGGGGCCGGTTCTTTCTTGAAGGGAGTTATAGTGGACAAGGACAGGGCAATAGTTAGCGTTGGGGCCGGTTACGCCGTCGAGAGGAGCATAGATGACGCCATAACTTTCCTCGAAGGAAGGATAAAGGAATACGACGAGGCCATAAAGAAGACGCAAGAGACCCTGCACGGGCTCGAGCAGAGGATTAAGGAAGTTGCCGTGAAGGTCCAGAAACTCCAGCAGGAGCAGGCCATGAGCTTTAAGGTTCCGAAAAAGTGA
- the rpl18a gene encoding 50S ribosomal protein L18Ae — MDVKVFRVMGFYEKNGKKFKFTKEYRALKEEHVKELVYSEIGSKHKVKRSKIVIQEIKEIRPEEAEDIIVRRLSLELA, encoded by the coding sequence ATGGACGTCAAGGTCTTCCGCGTTATGGGGTTCTATGAGAAGAACGGGAAGAAGTTCAAGTTCACGAAGGAATACAGGGCCCTCAAGGAGGAGCACGTGAAGGAGCTCGTCTACTCGGAGATAGGTAGCAAGCACAAGGTCAAGAGGAGCAAGATAGTCATCCAGGAGATTAAGGAGATACGCCCCGAGGAGGCCGAGGATATAATCGTCAGGCGCCTCAGCCTCGAGCTTGCCTAA
- a CDS encoding translation initiation factor IF-6 has product MHIERLDFENSPYLGVFGVATDKVVLIREGLQEKKLSVLREVLKVPLVEISIMKSRIIGIFIAANSNAIVVPWYIWDTELEALNRALDELGLDIRVELFQSKLTALGNLVLVNDRAALVSAKFPREEAKKLEDILGVEVERGVIAGHHAVGSAGVVTNRGGLVHPEATDEELEWLRDLFKVDIYVGTANQGVPFVGSCMLANSNGVVVGNLTTGPEIVKIEEALGFL; this is encoded by the coding sequence ATGCACATCGAGAGGCTCGACTTTGAGAATTCCCCTTACCTCGGCGTGTTCGGAGTTGCCACGGATAAGGTAGTCCTGATTAGGGAAGGCCTCCAGGAAAAGAAGCTCTCCGTTCTTAGGGAGGTCCTAAAGGTCCCTCTCGTCGAGATTAGCATAATGAAGTCTCGGATAATCGGAATATTTATCGCCGCCAACTCCAACGCAATTGTAGTCCCATGGTACATATGGGACACTGAGCTGGAGGCCCTCAACAGGGCCCTTGACGAACTGGGCCTGGATATAAGGGTGGAGCTCTTCCAGAGCAAGCTGACGGCCCTCGGTAACTTGGTCCTCGTCAACGACAGGGCGGCACTGGTGAGCGCTAAGTTCCCGAGGGAGGAGGCCAAGAAGCTCGAGGACATCCTCGGCGTTGAAGTGGAGAGGGGTGTAATAGCGGGGCACCACGCCGTTGGAAGCGCGGGCGTTGTCACGAACAGGGGCGGTCTCGTGCATCCCGAGGCTACTGATGAGGAGCTCGAGTGGCTGAGGGACCTGTTTAAGGTTGACATCTACGTGGGGACCGCCAACCAGGGTGTTCCCTTCGTGGGCTCCTGCATGCTCGCCAACTCGAATGGCGTCGTCGTTGGCAACCTCACAACGGGTCCCGAAATAGTTAAGATTGAAGAAGCCCTCGGGTTCCTGTGA
- a CDS encoding 50S ribosomal protein L31e, producing the protein MIEPGQEVVFTVPIRKIKKIVPRWKRAPRAVKFVKEFVRRHAKVQEVIIDPKLNEKIWERGIEKPPSKLRVKVKVEEEERENGKVRIAYVSLA; encoded by the coding sequence CAGGAGGTCGTGTTCACCGTCCCGATAAGGAAGATAAAGAAGATAGTTCCAAGGTGGAAGAGGGCTCCAAGGGCAGTTAAGTTCGTCAAGGAGTTCGTGAGGAGACACGCCAAGGTTCAGGAGGTCATAATAGACCCGAAGCTCAATGAAAAGATATGGGAGCGCGGCATCGAGAAGCCCCCGAGCAAGCTCCGTGTCAAGGTTAAGGTTGAGGAGGAGGAGCGCGAGAATGGCAAAGTCAGGATAGCCTACGTTTCCCTTGCCTGA